One region of Jonesiaceae bacterium BS-20 genomic DNA includes:
- a CDS encoding DUF4113 domain-containing protein, whose product MTTHVQRIALVDVDSAYAAFERVFHPHLNGVPIVVLSNNDGCVIALSREAKTLGIKMGDPYFKIRPFLEKHGIVTRSSNYELYGSLSDRVMQILSKYSSKLDVYSIDEAFLHLKGTPEEILATARAARHKILHDLGVPVSIGIATTRTLAKIATRGAKTSPGLAGVGSLDSYTAAQTDQILASVPVGDIWGVGSKTERKLTGLGIHTAQDLRVSDPAQMRRRFNINMMRTVLELQGTACIEVGDRDAVRVGQVMFSRSFSTPITNEAQLHQVLSIYAQKVTQRLRAQGLTTAAVWAFTSTAYHRDPVYYHSGSMNIPTTADPIAVYRAARTILDGKLIEGERYVRAGIALMDLAPTGSHQVLEIFQDGPGAQLGALADSVNQKVGADLLGLGLAGLKTPPDWNMRRGQLSNRGTTHWHELTVVR is encoded by the coding sequence GTGACCACACACGTACAGAGGATCGCGCTCGTCGATGTCGATTCCGCCTACGCAGCATTTGAACGCGTCTTTCACCCACACTTAAATGGTGTGCCCATCGTGGTTCTTTCAAATAACGATGGCTGTGTAATCGCTCTAAGCCGTGAAGCCAAAACACTAGGCATCAAAATGGGTGACCCCTACTTCAAGATTCGGCCATTCCTCGAGAAGCACGGGATCGTTACCAGGTCCTCCAATTACGAGCTCTACGGGTCCCTTTCCGACCGAGTTATGCAAATCCTCAGCAAATACTCGTCCAAACTCGACGTGTACAGCATTGACGAGGCTTTCCTGCACCTCAAAGGAACACCCGAAGAAATACTCGCAACAGCCCGAGCTGCACGCCACAAAATTCTCCACGACCTAGGGGTGCCTGTTTCCATTGGAATAGCCACTACACGCACACTTGCCAAGATCGCCACCCGCGGAGCTAAAACCAGTCCGGGCCTTGCAGGTGTCGGATCGCTAGACTCCTACACAGCGGCGCAGACTGACCAGATCCTAGCCAGCGTACCCGTTGGTGACATCTGGGGCGTTGGCAGTAAAACTGAACGAAAACTGACCGGCCTAGGTATTCACACCGCTCAGGACCTTCGCGTTAGCGACCCAGCTCAAATGCGGCGTCGGTTCAACATCAACATGATGAGAACTGTGTTAGAACTTCAAGGCACCGCATGCATAGAAGTCGGAGACAGGGACGCAGTGCGAGTTGGCCAGGTCATGTTTTCGCGCTCATTTTCAACCCCCATCACCAACGAAGCCCAGTTACACCAGGTACTGAGTATCTACGCGCAAAAGGTCACCCAGCGGCTACGCGCTCAAGGCCTCACCACGGCCGCTGTCTGGGCCTTCACCTCAACCGCTTACCACCGGGACCCCGTTTATTATCACAGTGGATCCATGAACATACCCACAACAGCAGACCCTATCGCCGTGTACAGGGCAGCCAGGACCATCCTTGACGGCAAGCTCATCGAAGGCGAACGGTACGTCCGGGCAGGAATCGCGCTCATGGACCTCGCCCCAACCGGGTCCCATCAGGTGCTCGAAATATTCCAGGACGGCCCAGGCGCCCAGCTGGGTGCATTAGCAGACAGCGTGAATCAAAAGGTGGGCGCAGACCTGCTCGGTCTGGGTTTAGCCGGCCTGAAAACCCCACCCGACTGGAATATGCGCAGAGGCCAACTATCCAACCGGGGCACCACCCACTGGCACGAACTTACGGTTGTGCGTTAG
- the umuD gene encoding translesion error-prone DNA polymerase V autoproteolytic subunit, translating to MCDYVYDLRPAATLTKVVGTPIALEAVPAGFPSPAQDYFSGDIDLNEHLIKDRAATFIVRIAGDSMLGAGISNGDELIVDRSLTPRNRSIVIAVVEGEMTVKRLITTPQGPELHPENPAYPILKPAELEVWGVVTTCLHHL from the coding sequence ATGTGCGATTATGTGTATGATTTACGTCCAGCTGCAACACTGACCAAAGTCGTCGGCACCCCCATTGCCCTAGAGGCCGTTCCCGCCGGCTTCCCATCACCCGCACAAGACTATTTCTCCGGCGACATCGACCTCAATGAACATCTCATCAAAGATCGCGCCGCAACCTTCATCGTGCGCATAGCAGGAGACTCCATGCTCGGCGCCGGCATCTCCAATGGCGATGAACTCATCGTAGACCGCAGCCTCACCCCGCGGAACAGAAGCATTGTCATAGCGGTAGTCGAAGGTGAGATGACCGTAAAACGGCTCATCACCACACCTCAAGGCCCAGAACTGCATCCCGAAAATCCGGCATACCCAATACTCAAACCAGCAGAGCTGGAAGTGTGGGGCGTCGTAACAACCTGCCTCCACCACCTGTGA
- the dut gene encoding dUTP diphosphatase, with product MNVDTVTAQEARLPFAAHPGDAGHDLFAASPVTIPAGRTVLVPTGVSIALPDGYVAMVCSRSGLALKSQVVVANAPGIVDAGYRGEVGVILHNQSDTTFTVNTGDKIAQLVVTPYVRVQFNPVDTLDDTVRGQRGFGSSDVSDPTVSDQSAAAALLAGAN from the coding sequence ATTAACGTGGACACCGTCACTGCCCAGGAAGCACGACTGCCATTTGCTGCCCACCCCGGTGATGCCGGCCATGACCTCTTTGCAGCCAGCCCAGTTACGATACCGGCTGGTAGGACCGTACTTGTCCCAACAGGTGTTTCCATTGCACTGCCGGATGGGTATGTGGCCATGGTTTGCTCACGATCAGGGCTCGCCTTGAAATCACAAGTGGTGGTTGCTAACGCACCTGGCATTGTGGACGCAGGATACCGCGGAGAAGTTGGTGTCATTTTGCATAACCAGTCTGACACCACATTCACAGTCAACACAGGGGACAAAATTGCACAGCTCGTAGTGACTCCGTACGTGCGCGTGCAGTTCAACCCAGTTGACACCCTAGACGACACGGTCCGCGGCCAGCGCGGCTTCGGTTCGTCGGATGTGAGTGACCCTACCGTCTCAGATCAGTCAGCCGCGGCCGCACTGCTCGCCGGAGCAAACTAG
- a CDS encoding C39 family peptidase: MASSIEVPAEVLNPASLDLPSIPNAGPSVENDDSGDALLAELLEIGSRSNLLGVSEAIDLQTYPGGLTGQPQVAPAVFGLPPVGKSLSLTWAKQINGYYCGPASAYMVLNHLGVKKSKDGKNTTLTQANLAGSNYLGTTSNAGTPWASKKMHATLNKWTGTTDWAATNAPSTDGQKLVATAGAFVRNIGQKNRAMLMGTVEMGGQAHYNNHPKAKTIGHWLVGYGYTPTGFRMADPAAGITNYTNSAQKFFMTGPSWAPFVRNGIVA, translated from the coding sequence ATGGCAAGCTCTATAGAGGTGCCTGCGGAAGTATTGAACCCCGCGTCGCTAGATCTGCCCAGCATCCCAAATGCCGGGCCTTCAGTGGAAAATGATGACAGTGGTGACGCGCTCTTGGCAGAGTTGCTAGAAATCGGGAGTCGTAGCAACCTCCTTGGAGTCAGCGAAGCAATTGATCTGCAAACGTACCCAGGAGGCCTAACCGGTCAACCACAAGTTGCGCCTGCTGTCTTTGGGCTTCCCCCTGTTGGAAAGTCACTGTCTCTCACTTGGGCAAAGCAAATAAACGGATATTATTGCGGGCCAGCCAGCGCCTATATGGTGCTTAACCACCTAGGCGTTAAGAAGAGCAAAGACGGAAAGAACACGACACTAACCCAAGCGAATCTCGCAGGATCAAACTACCTTGGTACGACTTCAAACGCTGGGACACCCTGGGCTTCGAAGAAAATGCACGCCACACTTAACAAATGGACCGGAACTACCGATTGGGCTGCGACAAACGCACCGTCAACTGATGGGCAGAAACTCGTAGCCACCGCGGGTGCATTCGTACGCAATATTGGGCAGAAGAACCGGGCCATGCTTATGGGAACAGTAGAGATGGGTGGACAAGCTCACTACAATAATCACCCCAAAGCTAAAACGATTGGCCACTGGCTCGTTGGGTACGGCTACACCCCTACGGGCTTCCGTATGGCTGACCCAGCTGCAGGCATTACCAACTACACCAACTCAGCCCAGAAGTTTTTCATGACAGGCCCATCATGGGCACCTTTTGTTAGAAACGGTATTGTTGCGTGA
- a CDS encoding MauE/DoxX family redox-associated membrane protein, with the protein MVIAASAGAMLLLSAAIGKAKSRPDFVAYLRGLTSKEINSFHVWAVIIVEAVVALALALGVILQKEWLILSSATAFLALSSIFLIAQIIGAARGLGTCRCFGKIDTRLDQRMGMARAGVVAFLAVIVMVNAGQPSAPASGTRLTADITVGALVALTLLVSINVFNEWLHYERWEQGVREQYRDTKLDSRTDHEHSTPSK; encoded by the coding sequence ATGGTGATAGCGGCCTCCGCGGGAGCAATGCTACTTCTTAGTGCAGCAATTGGTAAAGCTAAGTCGAGGCCCGACTTTGTGGCCTATCTGCGTGGTCTCACCAGCAAAGAGATCAACTCATTCCACGTATGGGCTGTGATCATTGTGGAAGCCGTGGTTGCGCTAGCTTTGGCTCTCGGCGTCATCCTGCAAAAAGAGTGGCTCATTCTAAGCTCGGCCACCGCCTTTCTAGCACTTTCGTCCATTTTCCTAATCGCACAGATCATTGGTGCCGCGCGCGGCCTGGGAACATGTCGTTGCTTCGGCAAGATTGATACCCGCTTGGATCAACGGATGGGGATGGCACGAGCAGGCGTCGTTGCTTTCTTAGCCGTAATTGTAATGGTAAACGCCGGTCAGCCCTCAGCCCCAGCTTCTGGGACCAGACTGACTGCGGATATCACGGTAGGCGCTTTGGTTGCACTCACTCTTCTAGTGTCTATCAACGTTTTTAATGAATGGCTTCACTATGAACGATGGGAGCAAGGCGTGAGAGAACAGTATCGGGACACTAAATTGGATTCAAGGACGGATCATGAACACAGCACTCCTAGTAAGTAA